Sequence from the Candidatus Izemoplasma sp. genome:
GTTTATAATGTAAGTAAGAGATCCGTGTATTATTGGACCAGTAAATACGAGAGTGGTGATTTGATGCGTAAAAAGAATGAGACATATTCAGGAGAAAAAAACTAGAGATTATCAAGTATTATCAAGAACACGGAGCGTTTGAAACAGAGAGAAAGTATGACCTATCAGCAAGTTCCTTTTACAAATGGGAAAGGACCTTATTGGAATATGGATTTGAAGCATTAAATGAAGATGGTCGTGGAAGACCAAAAGGTCTTAAGAAAGACGTTAACAAGAATAAGGATTTATTAGCTGAGAACCAACGACTAAGACTTGAGAATATGTATTTAAAAAAGCTGAAAGCCTTAGTCGAGAAAAGGGAAGAGCAAGAAAACAAGAACAAGTAAAAGTCATTCTCGATATCAAGGCGAATACAAACTATACACTAAAAGAAATACTCAAAACAGCAGGCATGAAGAAATCAACATTTTATGAAGTAAAGAGTAAACTAAACGATCCAGATAAAGATGAAAAAATAAAAGAGAAAATCATCATCTTAGTCGCAAAACACCACCAAAATTATGGGTATCGAAAGATTACAGGAAGACTACGTAAAGTATACGGATTAATCGTAAACCATAAGAAAGTATATCGAATCATGAAAGAATTAGATCTTTTAGCAGTAGTTAGACGAAAAAAATATAAATCGTATAAAGGAACAGTAGGTAAAGTAGCTAAAAACGTACTGAAAAGAAACTTTACAGCGAAAGCACCAAATCGCAAATGGGTAACAGATATAACGGAATTTAAAGTGTGTGGAAGAAAGGTGTATCTATCACCAATCATGGATCTTTATGATAGAAGCATCATAAGCTTTACTTATGGCTTTTCACCTAAAGTTCAACTAGTAATGGACATGATTGAGAAAGCAACTCCACACAAAAAATATAGACGTCTTATAGTCCACTCAGACCAAGGATTCCAATATCAAAATAAAAGATTTCAAAAACATCTAAACAAAAAAAGAATCAAGCAAAGCATGTCTAGAAAAGGTAATTGTCTAGATAACGCAGTGATTGAATACTTCTTTGGAGTTCTAAAAACAGAATACTTCTACAGACAGAAGTTCAAAACAATAGAGGACTTCATTAAAGGTTTAAAAGAATACATAGAATACTACAACAATGAAAGAGTTA
This genomic interval carries:
- a CDS encoding helix-turn-helix domain-containing protein, whose translation is MAKYSIEFKKEVVENYKKNGAAETIRVYNVSKRSVYYWTSKYESGDLMRKKNETYSGEKN